One Trichoderma asperellum chromosome 5, complete sequence genomic region harbors:
- a CDS encoding uncharacterized protein (EggNog:ENOG41~antiSMASH:Cluster_5.6), whose translation MGSIPTLAESTLVQPSIPLVPGLVDVTPLDQYMVRVILPMMIFFKVDEPSLRPVILRNLKKALSLAIDELKILAAEIIPKDLDRNTIQLEYRKDSGVWFHVKELPHVDYEDLARRNFPFAALPASQYASQPLGHSERAPVMTLQATLIKGGLVLTFGGHHVVMDAQGMGTFVEVWAKHVAAVSTGVVVHRNQWLTNEHLDAFQLYSPSMDRPLSEFPLYHPVKDGSYERSQADLQAKVLQQATSGDHEGIAKLIRVSHWAMTQEKMDELCDATLPKTKEGSSVTSHATLSALIWKQVSKARRLTEKQVASSSLLTSVNLRRRVDPPLAPEYPGNAIALARANATTAELETPGVELVHELAKKVSASIEEWTADELWSLTGALQTYPNDISNKLLPSLNYDVLVTAPSRLGEMLKAANWGPELGDIKALRWAFPAFMDGFVIVLPSIHGGLEIMLWTAPETTQRLTEDPDWTKWVTQLE comes from the coding sequence ATGGGATCAATTCCTACTCTGGCAGAGAGCACTCTGGTCCAGCCAAGCATCCCGCTTGTGCCGGGCCTTGTTGATGTCACACCGCTTGACCAGTATATGGTTAGGGTCATTCTGCCGATGATGATCTTCTTCAAGGTCGATGAGCCTTCACTCCGGCCCGTAATTCTACGCAACCTGAAGAAGGCTCTTTCGCTTGCAATCGACGAGCTGAAGATTCTGGCCGCGGAAATCATCCCGAAAGACTTGGACCGGAACACAATTCAGCTGGAATACCGCAAGGACTCGGGCGTCTGGTTTCACGTCAAGGAATTGCCACATGTCGACTACGAAGACTTGGCTCGGCGCAACTTTCCATTTGCTGCGTTGCCGGCGTCTCAATATGCCTCACAGCCTCTGGGGCACTCTGAACGAGCCCCCGTCATGACCTTGCAGGCGACCTTGATTAAAGGCGGCCTGGTCCTCACCTTTGGTGGCCACCATGTGGTCATGGATGCCCAGGGTATGGGCACGTTTGTAGAGGTCTGGGCCAAGCATGTGGCCGCAGTGTCTACCGGAGTCGTCGTGCACCGCAACCAATGGCTTACCAACGAGCATCTGGATGCGTTTCAGCTCTACAGCCCGAGCATGGACCGTCCACTCTCAGAGTTCCCACTATATCATCCTGTCAAAGATGGATCATACGAGAGGTCGCAGGCGGACCTGCAGGCCAAGGTTCTGCAACAGGCAACCTCAGGCGACCATGAAGGAATCGCCAAACTCATCCGCGTATCTCACTGGGCCATGACccaggagaagatggatgaaCTCTGCGATGCAACGCTGCCAAAGACAAAGGAGGGATCGTCTGTGACGTCTCATGCGACGCTATCCGCGCTTATCTGGAAACAGGTGAGCAAGGCTCGACGACTTACAGAGAAGCAGGTCGCCTCGAGCTCGCTTCTAACCTCGGTGAATCTAAGGAGGCGCGTGGATCCGCCACTGGCACCCGAGTATCCAGGCAACGCCATTGCCCTCGCTCGAGCTAATGCGACTACTGCAGAGCTAGAGACACCGGGCGTGGAGCTGGTCCATGAACTTGCGAAGAAGGTTTCGGCTTCTATTGAGGAGTGGACCGCAGACGAACTCTGGTCTCTTACCGGGGCCTTGCAAACATATCCCAACGACATCTCCAACAAGCTACTCCCATCGCTCAACTACGACGTGTTAGTCACTGCACCCTCTCGGCTAGGAgagatgctcaaggcagCAAATTGGGGGCCCGAGCTTGGAGACATTAAGGCCCTTCGATGGGCCTTCCCGGCCTTCATGGACGGGTTTGTCATTGTTCTACCTTCGATCCATGGAGGCCTCGAAATCATGCTATGGACTGCACCGGAAACTACCCAGCGGCTGACGGAAGACCCGGACTGGACAAAATGGGTAACACAGTTGGAGTag